One segment of Herbaspirillum hiltneri N3 DNA contains the following:
- the rpoC gene encoding DNA-directed RNA polymerase subunit beta' gives MKALLDLFKQVQQNEQFDAIKIGLASPEKIRSWSYGEVKKPETINYRTFKPERDGLFCAKIFGPIKDYECLCGKYKRLKHRGVICEKCGVEVTLAKVRRERMGHIELASPTAHIWFLKSLPSRLGMVLDMTLRDIERVLYFEAYVVTDPGMTPLKKCQIMSEDDYAAKYEEYGDDFTAFMGAEGIRELLRSIDIDRDAETLRVELKESKSEAKIKKYAKRLKVLEAFQRSGIKPDWMIMEVLPVLPPELRPLVPLDGGRFATSDLNDLYRRVINRNNRLKRLMELRAPEIITRNEKRMLQEAVDSLLDNGRRGKAMTGANKRPLKSLAEMIKGKGGRFRQNLLGKRVDYSGRSVIVVGPQLKLHQCGLPKLMALELFKPFIFNKLELMGLATTIKAAKKLVEIQEPVVWDILEDVIREHPVMLNRAPTLHRLGIQAFEPVLIEGKAIQLHPLVCAAFNADFDGDQMAVHVPLSIEAQMEARTLMLASNNILFPSNGEPSIVPSQDIVLGLYYATREAINAKNEGMLFQDVSEVIRAYDNKEVELATRVTVRIVENPKDPVTGEFVRTVKRYETTVGRAILSEILPKGLPFSVLNRALKKKEISKLINTSFRKCGLRATVVFADQLMQSGFRLATRAGISICVDDMLVPPQKATIIATAESEVKQIEQQYSSGLVTAGERYNKVVDIWGKAGDDVGKAMMDQLKVEDVVRRDGTKGTQESFNAIYMMADSGARGSAAQIRQLAGMRGLMAKPDGSIIETPITANFREGLNVLQYFISTHGARKGLADTALKTANSGYLTRRLVDVTQDLVVIEDDCGTSNGASMKAMVEGGEVIEALRDRILGRVAATDIINPETQATLYEAGTLMDEDTVEEVERLGIDEVKVRTPLTCDTRYGLCAKCYGRDLGRGVLVNSGEAVGVIAAQSIGEPGTQLTMRTFHIGGAASRAAVASSVEAKSNGTIRFTATMRYVTNGKGELIVISRSGEVLITDDLGRERERHKVPYGATLIVKDGMVIKAGTALATWDPLTRPIITEYTGTVKFENVEEGSTVAKQIDEVTGLSTLVVIDAKRRGSSAAKVLRPQVKLLNEQGEEVKIAGTEHAVTIGFQVGALITVKDGQQVHVGEVLARIPTESQKTRDITGGLPRVAELFEARSPKDAGMLAEVTGTVAFGKETKGKQRLEITDMDGAKHEFLITKDKQVLVHDGQVVNKGEMIVDGPADPQDILRLLGIEALARYIVDEVQDVYRLQGVKINDKHIEVIVRQMLRRVQVVDPGDTNYITGEQVERSELLDENDRVNAETKIPATYENVLLGITKASLSTDSFISAASFQETTRVLTEAAIMGKKDGLRGLKENVIVGRLIPAGTGLAFHRARKEKDAWEADERAALLESERQARVTETEAHSAETFGGADGEA, from the coding sequence ATGAAAGCACTGCTCGATCTATTCAAGCAAGTTCAGCAAAACGAACAATTCGACGCGATCAAAATTGGTCTGGCGTCCCCCGAAAAAATCCGTTCGTGGTCCTACGGCGAAGTCAAAAAGCCGGAAACCATTAACTACCGTACTTTCAAGCCTGAGCGCGACGGTCTGTTCTGCGCCAAGATCTTTGGCCCGATCAAAGACTACGAATGCCTCTGCGGCAAGTACAAGCGCCTCAAGCACCGCGGCGTCATCTGCGAAAAATGCGGCGTCGAAGTCACGCTGGCCAAGGTGCGCCGTGAGCGCATGGGCCACATCGAACTGGCTTCGCCGACTGCGCACATCTGGTTCCTGAAATCGCTGCCGTCGCGTCTGGGCATGGTCCTCGACATGACCCTGCGCGATATCGAACGCGTGCTGTACTTCGAAGCCTACGTCGTGACCGATCCGGGCATGACGCCGCTGAAGAAGTGCCAGATCATGTCGGAAGACGACTACGCCGCCAAGTACGAAGAGTACGGCGACGACTTCACCGCATTCATGGGCGCCGAAGGCATCCGTGAACTGCTGCGCTCGATCGACATCGACCGCGATGCAGAAACCCTGCGCGTGGAACTGAAGGAATCGAAGTCCGAAGCCAAGATCAAGAAATACGCCAAGCGCCTGAAGGTGCTGGAAGCGTTCCAGCGTTCGGGCATCAAGCCCGACTGGATGATCATGGAAGTGCTGCCGGTGCTGCCGCCGGAACTGCGTCCGCTGGTGCCGCTGGACGGCGGCCGCTTTGCGACCTCCGATCTGAACGATCTGTATCGCCGCGTCATCAACCGTAACAACCGTCTGAAGCGCCTGATGGAATTGCGCGCTCCGGAAATCATCACGCGCAACGAAAAGCGCATGCTGCAAGAAGCGGTTGACTCGCTGCTGGATAACGGCCGTCGCGGCAAGGCGATGACCGGCGCCAACAAGCGTCCGTTGAAGTCGCTGGCCGAAATGATCAAGGGCAAGGGCGGTCGTTTCCGTCAGAACTTGCTGGGTAAGCGCGTCGACTACTCCGGCCGTTCCGTCATCGTGGTGGGTCCGCAGCTCAAGTTGCACCAATGCGGTCTGCCGAAGCTGATGGCCCTCGAGCTGTTTAAACCATTTATCTTCAACAAGCTCGAACTGATGGGGCTGGCAACGACCATCAAGGCAGCCAAGAAACTGGTCGAAATCCAGGAACCGGTGGTCTGGGACATCCTGGAAGACGTGATCCGCGAACATCCGGTCATGCTGAACCGCGCGCCGACATTGCACCGTCTGGGTATCCAGGCGTTCGAGCCGGTCCTGATCGAAGGCAAGGCGATCCAGCTGCATCCGCTGGTTTGCGCCGCGTTCAACGCCGACTTCGACGGCGACCAGATGGCGGTCCACGTTCCACTGTCGATCGAAGCGCAGATGGAAGCGCGCACGCTGATGCTGGCGTCGAACAACATCCTGTTCCCATCGAACGGTGAACCGTCGATCGTGCCGTCCCAGGATATCGTGCTGGGTCTGTACTACGCAACGCGTGAGGCGATCAACGCCAAGAACGAAGGCATGCTGTTCCAGGACGTCTCGGAAGTCATCCGTGCGTACGACAACAAGGAAGTCGAACTGGCTACCCGCGTCACCGTACGTATCGTTGAAAATCCAAAGGACCCGGTCACCGGCGAATTCGTGCGTACCGTCAAGCGTTACGAAACGACTGTCGGCCGCGCCATCCTGTCGGAAATTCTGCCGAAGGGTCTGCCATTCTCGGTGCTGAACCGTGCACTGAAGAAGAAGGAAATTTCGAAGCTGATCAACACGTCATTCCGCAAGTGCGGTCTGCGCGCGACGGTCGTGTTCGCCGATCAACTGATGCAGTCGGGCTTCCGTCTGGCGACACGCGCCGGTATCTCGATCTGCGTGGACGACATGCTGGTGCCGCCGCAAAAGGCGACCATCATTGCGACCGCCGAAAGCGAAGTCAAGCAGATCGAACAGCAATACTCGTCCGGTCTGGTTACCGCCGGCGAACGCTACAACAAGGTTGTGGACATCTGGGGCAAGGCCGGCGACGACGTCGGCAAGGCCATGATGGACCAGCTAAAGGTCGAAGATGTGGTCCGCCGCGACGGCACCAAGGGTACGCAAGAGTCGTTCAACGCGATTTACATGATGGCCGACTCCGGCGCCCGCGGTTCCGCAGCGCAGATTCGTCAGCTGGCAGGTATGCGCGGTCTGATGGCTAAACCGGACGGTTCGATTATCGAAACGCCGATTACCGCGAACTTCCGCGAAGGCCTGAACGTGTTGCAGTACTTCATCTCGACGCACGGCGCCCGTAAGGGTCTGGCCGATACCGCGCTGAAGACCGCGAACTCCGGTTACCTGACACGCCGTCTGGTCGACGTGACCCAGGATCTGGTCGTGATCGAAGATGATTGCGGCACTTCCAACGGCGCCTCGATGAAGGCAATGGTTGAAGGCGGTGAAGTCATTGAAGCGCTGCGCGACCGTATCCTCGGCCGCGTTGCCGCCACCGACATCATCAATCCGGAAACCCAGGCTACGCTGTATGAAGCCGGTACCCTGATGGACGAAGACACCGTTGAAGAAGTCGAACGCCTCGGCATCGACGAAGTCAAGGTTCGCACTCCGCTGACTTGCGACACGCGCTACGGTCTGTGCGCCAAGTGCTACGGCCGCGATCTGGGTCGCGGCGTGCTGGTCAACAGCGGCGAAGCAGTCGGCGTTATCGCTGCGCAGTCGATCGGCGAACCAGGTACTCAGCTGACCATGCGTACGTTCCACATCGGTGGTGCGGCGTCGCGTGCAGCAGTGGCCTCGTCGGTGGAAGCCAAGTCGAACGGCACCATCCGCTTCACGGCGACCATGCGTTACGTCACCAACGGCAAGGGCGAGCTGATCGTCATTTCCCGTTCGGGCGAAGTGCTGATCACCGACGACCTCGGTCGTGAGCGTGAGCGTCATAAAGTGCCGTACGGTGCGACCCTGATCGTCAAGGACGGCATGGTCATCAAGGCCGGTACTGCATTGGCGACATGGGATCCGCTGACACGTCCGATCATCACCGAGTACACCGGTACCGTGAAGTTCGAAAATGTCGAAGAAGGTTCGACCGTCGCCAAGCAGATTGACGAAGTGACCGGTCTGTCGACGCTGGTGGTTATCGATGCCAAGCGCCGCGGTTCGTCCGCTGCCAAGGTGTTGCGTCCACAGGTCAAGCTGTTGAACGAGCAAGGCGAAGAAGTCAAGATCGCCGGCACCGAACATGCAGTGACGATCGGCTTCCAGGTGGGCGCGCTGATTACAGTGAAGGACGGTCAGCAAGTTCACGTTGGTGAAGTGCTGGCGCGTATCCCGACCGAATCGCAAAAGACCCGTGACATTACCGGTGGTCTGCCGCGCGTTGCCGAACTGTTCGAAGCACGTTCGCCGAAGGATGCCGGCATGCTGGCGGAAGTCACCGGTACTGTGGCGTTCGGTAAGGAAACCAAGGGCAAGCAACGTCTGGAAATCACCGACATGGACGGCGCCAAGCACGAGTTCCTGATCACCAAGGACAAGCAAGTGCTGGTGCATGACGGCCAAGTGGTGAACAAGGGCGAAATGATTGTCGACGGTCCTGCCGATCCGCAAGACATCCTGCGCCTGCTGGGTATCGAAGCGCTGGCGCGTTACATCGTCGACGAAGTTCAGGACGTGTACCGCTTGCAAGGCGTGAAGATCAACGACAAGCACATCGAAGTCATCGTGCGTCAGATGCTGCGTCGCGTGCAGGTTGTGGATCCGGGCGATACCAACTACATCACCGGCGAACAGGTCGAACGTTCCGAACTGCTGGACGAAAACGATCGCGTCAATGCAGAGACCAAGATCCCTGCGACGTACGAAAACGTCTTGCTGGGTATCACCAAGGCATCGCTGTCGACCGACTCGTTCATCTCGGCTGCATCGTTCCAGGAGACTACCCGTGTCCTGACCGAAGCTGCGATCATGGGCAAGAAGGACGGCCTGCGCGGTCTGAAGGAAAACGTCATCGTTGGTCGTCTGATCCCGGCTGGTACCGGTCTGGCGTTCCACCGTGCACGCAAGGAAAAAGACGCATGGGAAGCCGACGAGCGCGCAGCGCTGTTGGAATCCGAGCGTCAGGCGCGTGTGACCGAAACCGAAGCGCACTCTGCCGAGACTTTCGGCGGTGCGGACGGCGAAGCGTAA